One region of Streptomyces sp. CG4 genomic DNA includes:
- a CDS encoding inositol monophosphatase family protein — protein sequence MTDPLHRELLELALETARRAGELLRDGRPADLAVAKTKSSPIDVVTEMDIAAEKLITDLISGRRPDDGFLGEEGASSEGTSGIRWVIDPLDGTVNYLYGLPTWAVSIAAEQEGETVAAVVAAPVRGETYHAVRGGGAWATGAWEGERALACRPAPPLDQALVSTGFNYVTEVRAHQAEVAARLIPLLRDIRRSGSAAVDLCDVACGRLDGYYERGLNAWDFAAGDLIAREAGALVGGRPGEGPSRGLTVAGSPGVFEPLQGLLEELGAWHD from the coding sequence GTGACCGACCCCCTGCACCGGGAACTGCTCGAACTGGCCCTGGAGACCGCCCGCCGGGCCGGGGAACTGCTGCGGGACGGCCGCCCGGCTGACCTGGCCGTGGCGAAGACCAAGTCCAGCCCGATCGACGTCGTCACCGAGATGGACATCGCGGCGGAGAAGCTGATCACCGACCTGATCTCCGGTCGGCGGCCCGACGACGGCTTCCTCGGCGAGGAGGGCGCCTCCAGCGAGGGCACCAGCGGCATCCGCTGGGTGATCGACCCGCTCGACGGCACCGTGAACTACCTCTACGGGCTGCCGACCTGGGCGGTGTCCATCGCCGCCGAGCAGGAGGGCGAGACGGTCGCCGCAGTCGTCGCCGCTCCGGTGCGCGGCGAGACGTACCACGCCGTGCGCGGAGGCGGCGCGTGGGCGACGGGCGCCTGGGAGGGCGAGCGGGCGCTCGCCTGCCGGCCCGCGCCCCCGCTGGACCAGGCACTGGTGTCCACCGGCTTCAACTACGTGACCGAGGTCCGCGCCCATCAGGCCGAGGTGGCCGCCCGGCTGATCCCGCTGCTGCGGGACATCCGGCGCAGCGGGTCGGCCGCGGTCGACCTGTGCGACGTGGCCTGCGGTCGGCTCGACGGGTACTACGAGCGGGGGCTCAACGCGTGGGACTTCGCCGCGGGGGATCTGATCGCCCGGGAGGCGGGTGCGCTGGTCGGCGGGCGGCCGGGGGAGGGGCCCTCCCGGGGTCTGACCGTCGCCGGGTCGCCGGGGGTGTTTGAACCGCTGCAGGGGCTGCTGGAGGAGCTCGGGGCGTGGCACGACTGA
- a CDS encoding ferrochelatase, whose product MPDALDATPYDALLLLSFGGPEGPDDVVPFLENVTRGRGIPKERLKEVGQHYFLFGGVSPINDQNRALLDALRKDFADHGLDLPVYWGNRNWAPYLTDTLREMAADGRRRILVLATSAYASYSGCRQYRENLADALATLQAEGLELPRIDKLRHYFNHPGFVEPMIDGVLRSLADLPEDVRAGAHLAFTTHSIPTSAADSSGPVETHGEGGAYVEQHLDVAELIADAVRERTGIDHPWRLVYQSRSGAPHIPWLEPDICDHLEEAHAQGVPAVVMAPIGFVSDHMEVLYDLDTEATAKAGELGLPVRRSATVGADPRFAAAVRELITERAAVERGQEVTPCALGALGPSHHLCPVGCCPARAPHPAAAGADSPYA is encoded by the coding sequence ATGCCAGACGCGCTCGATGCCACCCCGTACGACGCCCTGCTCCTGCTCTCCTTCGGCGGCCCCGAAGGCCCGGACGACGTGGTCCCCTTCCTGGAGAACGTCACGCGCGGGCGCGGCATCCCGAAGGAACGCCTGAAGGAAGTCGGGCAGCACTACTTCCTGTTCGGCGGGGTCAGCCCCATCAACGACCAGAACCGCGCCCTGCTGGACGCCCTGCGCAAGGACTTCGCCGACCACGGCCTGGACCTGCCGGTCTACTGGGGCAACCGCAACTGGGCGCCGTATCTGACGGACACCCTGCGGGAGATGGCCGCCGACGGCCGCCGCCGCATCCTCGTGCTCGCCACCAGCGCCTACGCCTCCTACTCGGGCTGCCGTCAGTACCGCGAGAACCTCGCCGACGCGCTGGCCACGCTCCAGGCCGAGGGCCTCGAACTGCCGAGGATCGACAAGCTGCGGCACTACTTCAACCACCCCGGCTTCGTCGAGCCCATGATCGACGGGGTGCTGCGTTCCCTCGCCGACCTCCCCGAGGACGTCCGCGCGGGCGCCCACCTCGCCTTCACCACGCACTCCATCCCGACCTCCGCCGCCGACAGCTCCGGCCCCGTCGAGACCCACGGGGAGGGCGGTGCCTACGTCGAGCAGCATCTGGACGTGGCCGAGCTGATCGCCGACGCCGTCCGCGAGCGCACCGGGATCGACCACCCCTGGCGACTGGTCTACCAGTCCCGCTCCGGCGCCCCGCACATCCCGTGGCTGGAGCCGGACATCTGCGACCACCTGGAGGAGGCGCACGCCCAGGGCGTCCCCGCCGTCGTCATGGCGCCCATCGGCTTCGTCTCCGACCACATGGAGGTCCTCTACGACCTCGACACCGAGGCCACGGCCAAGGCCGGCGAACTGGGCCTGCCCGTGCGCCGCTCGGCCACCGTGGGCGCCGACCCGCGGTTCGCCGCAGCCGTCCGCGAGCTGATCACCGAGCGCGCCGCCGTGGAGCGCGGCCAGGAGGTCACCCCGTGCGCCCTGGGTGCCCTCGGCCCGTCCCACCACCTCTGCCCGGTCGGCTGCTGCCCGGCCCGCGCCCCCCACCCGGCCGCCGCCGGCGCCGACAGCCCCTACGCGTGA
- a CDS encoding MFS transporter: MPSPYRALFAIPGTKGFSAAGFLGRMPLSMMGIGVVTMISQLTGRYGLAGALSATIALAAAAIGPQVSRLVDQHGQRRVLRPATLVALTAAAGLLLAAHLKWPDWVLFVCAAGIGSVPSLGAMIRARWAALYRGTEKLHTAYSFESVVDEICFIFGPIISIGLSTAWFPEAGPLLAACFLATGVFWLTAQRATEPEPHPREHHGGGTALRSAGLQVLVATFMATGAIFGSVDVVTVAFADERGHKGAASVVLALYAAGSCVAGAVFGLLRFAGAPERRWLLGVAAMAVSMIPLLLVGNLPLLAVALFVAGLSIAPTMITTMSLIEEHVPRAKLTEGMTWVSTGLAVGVALGSSVAGWVIDAAGARAGYGVPAVSGAAAVAAGFLGYRRLRRPAAGRGGTVEQHGEREERHLA, from the coding sequence GTGCCCAGCCCCTACAGAGCCCTGTTCGCCATACCCGGCACCAAGGGCTTCTCCGCCGCGGGATTCCTCGGGCGGATGCCGCTGTCGATGATGGGCATCGGCGTGGTCACCATGATCTCGCAGCTGACCGGGCGGTACGGGCTCGCGGGCGCGCTCTCGGCCACCATCGCGCTGGCCGCCGCGGCGATCGGGCCGCAGGTATCCCGGCTGGTCGACCAGCACGGACAGCGCCGGGTGCTGCGCCCCGCGACCCTGGTGGCGCTCACGGCGGCGGCCGGGCTGCTGCTCGCCGCGCACTTGAAGTGGCCGGACTGGGTGCTGTTCGTGTGCGCGGCCGGGATCGGCTCGGTGCCGAGCCTGGGCGCGATGATCCGGGCCCGCTGGGCGGCGCTGTACCGGGGCACCGAGAAGCTGCACACCGCCTACTCGTTCGAGTCGGTCGTCGACGAGATCTGCTTCATCTTCGGCCCGATCATCTCCATCGGGCTGTCCACGGCCTGGTTCCCGGAGGCCGGGCCGCTGCTCGCCGCCTGCTTCCTGGCCACCGGCGTCTTCTGGCTCACCGCCCAGCGCGCCACCGAGCCGGAGCCGCACCCGCGCGAGCACCACGGCGGCGGTACGGCACTGCGCTCGGCGGGGCTGCAGGTTCTGGTCGCCACGTTCATGGCGACCGGCGCGATCTTCGGGTCGGTGGACGTGGTCACCGTCGCCTTCGCCGACGAGCGCGGCCACAAGGGCGCGGCCAGCGTCGTGCTGGCGCTCTACGCGGCCGGCTCCTGTGTGGCCGGAGCGGTCTTCGGGCTGCTGCGGTTCGCCGGGGCACCGGAACGCCGCTGGCTACTGGGCGTGGCAGCCATGGCCGTGAGTATGATCCCCCTCCTACTGGTCGGAAACCTGCCGCTTCTGGCCGTGGCGCTGTTCGTTGCGGGGCTGTCCATCGCACCGACGATGATCACGACGATGTCCCTCATCGAAGAGCACGTACCTCGCGCGAAGCTCACCGAGGGTATGACCTGGGTGAGCACCGGCCTCGCGGTCGGGGTTGCGCTCGGCTCGTCCGTGGCCGGCTGGGTCATCGACGCGGCCGGGGCGCGGGCCGGGTACGGGGTTCCGGCCGTGTCCGGGGCCGCCGCGGTCGCGGCCGGTTTCCTCGGGTACCGCCGGCTGCGCAGGCCGGCCGCGGGTCGGGGAGGCACCGTTGAGCAGCACGGCGAACGGGAAGAACGGCACCTGGCGTAA
- a CDS encoding D-arabinono-1,4-lactone oxidase, producing the protein MSSTANGKNGTWRNWGGNVTARPARQVAPASVEELAAAVRRAAEDGLKVKAVGTGHSFTSIAATDGVLIRPQLLTGIRNIDREAMTVTVEAGTPLKRLNAALAREGLSLTNMGDIMEQTVSGATSTGTHGTGRESASIAAQITGLELVTADGSVLTCSEKGSAEERAVFAAARIGLGALGIITAITFAVEPLFLLTAREEPMPFERVLAEFDQLWAENEHFEFYWFPHTGNTNTKRNNRSAGPEQPVGQLAGWFEDEFLSNGVFQVAQWVGRAVPATVPAIAQVSSKALSARTYTDIPYKVFTSPRRVRFVEMEYAVPRAALAETLRELKAMVERSGLRVSFPVEVRTAPADDITLSTASGRDSAYIAVHMFRGTPHQAYFTAAERIFTAHEGRPHWGKVHTGDAEYFARVYPRFGEFTALRDRLDPERLFQNDYLRRVLGA; encoded by the coding sequence TTGAGCAGCACGGCGAACGGGAAGAACGGCACCTGGCGTAACTGGGGCGGGAACGTCACCGCCCGGCCCGCCCGGCAGGTCGCGCCGGCGTCGGTCGAGGAGCTGGCCGCGGCGGTGCGCCGGGCCGCCGAGGACGGTCTGAAGGTGAAGGCGGTCGGCACCGGCCACTCGTTCACGTCGATCGCCGCCACCGACGGCGTGTTGATCCGCCCTCAACTGTTGACCGGCATCCGCAACATTGACCGGGAAGCCATGACCGTCACGGTCGAGGCCGGCACCCCGCTCAAGCGACTCAATGCGGCGCTGGCGCGCGAGGGTCTGTCGCTCACCAACATGGGCGACATCATGGAGCAGACCGTCTCCGGAGCCACCAGCACCGGCACGCACGGCACGGGCCGGGAGTCCGCCTCCATCGCCGCCCAGATCACGGGGCTCGAACTCGTCACGGCCGACGGCTCGGTGCTCACCTGCTCGGAGAAGGGGTCCGCCGAAGAACGCGCGGTCTTCGCGGCCGCCCGCATAGGCCTCGGCGCCCTCGGCATCATCACGGCGATCACCTTCGCCGTGGAGCCGCTGTTCCTGCTCACCGCGCGCGAGGAACCGATGCCCTTCGAGCGGGTCCTCGCCGAGTTCGATCAACTGTGGGCGGAGAACGAGCACTTCGAGTTCTACTGGTTCCCGCACACCGGCAACACCAACACCAAGCGGAACAACCGCAGCGCCGGTCCCGAGCAGCCCGTGGGGCAGCTGGCCGGCTGGTTCGAGGACGAGTTCCTGTCCAACGGCGTCTTCCAGGTGGCCCAGTGGGTCGGCCGTGCCGTCCCCGCGACCGTCCCGGCCATCGCGCAGGTCTCCAGCAAGGCCCTGTCCGCGCGGACGTACACGGACATCCCGTACAAGGTGTTCACCTCGCCGCGCCGGGTGCGCTTCGTGGAGATGGAGTACGCCGTCCCGCGCGCGGCCCTGGCGGAGACGCTGCGCGAACTGAAGGCCATGGTCGAGCGCTCGGGGCTGCGCGTCAGCTTCCCGGTGGAGGTGCGCACCGCCCCGGCCGACGACATCACCCTGTCCACCGCCTCCGGGCGGGACAGCGCCTACATAGCCGTCCACATGTTCCGGGGCACGCCGCACCAGGCCTACTTCACCGCCGCCGAGCGGATCTTCACCGCGCACGAGGGCCGGCCGCACTGGGGCAAGGTGCACACCGGGGACGCCGAGTACTTCGCGCGTGTGTACCCGCGCTTCGGCGAGTTCACTGCGCTGAGGGACCGCCTTGACCCGGAACGGCTGTTCCAGAACGACTACTTGCGGAGGGTTCTGGGGGCGTAG
- the sepH gene encoding septation protein SepH — MPELRVVAVSNDGTRLVLKAADSTEYTLPIDERLRAAVRGDRPRLGQIEIEVESHLRPRDIQARIRAGATAEEVAQLAGISVDRVRRFEGPVLAERAFMAERARKTPVRRPGENSGPQLGEAVQERLMLRGVEKDSVQWDSWRRDDGTWEVLLVYRVAGEPHSASWTYDPPRRLVQAVDDEARSLIGESDDLAVPEPSFPFVPRIARLPRERSMDRALDRSERERPSLPAQPSEPAEESTGERDSLTSLLEAVPSFRGDLVVPERPAETPEEPAEEPDTEEPPAPAASAGSAYADVLMPRSVGSHRDRLIGATDRQAEADGVRPGRRAAVPSWDEIVFGTRRKKQE, encoded by the coding sequence ATGCCCGAACTGCGTGTCGTGGCCGTCTCGAATGACGGCACACGGCTGGTGCTCAAGGCTGCCGACTCAACGGAGTACACGCTTCCTATCGACGAACGGCTGCGTGCCGCCGTGCGCGGCGACCGGCCGCGCCTCGGCCAGATCGAGATCGAGGTCGAGAGCCATCTGCGCCCGCGTGACATCCAGGCGCGTATACGCGCTGGTGCCACCGCGGAAGAGGTCGCCCAGCTCGCCGGCATCTCCGTCGACCGGGTACGGCGCTTCGAGGGTCCCGTGCTGGCCGAGCGCGCCTTCATGGCCGAGCGCGCCCGCAAGACCCCGGTCCGCCGCCCCGGTGAGAACTCCGGACCGCAGCTCGGCGAGGCCGTCCAGGAGCGGCTGATGCTGCGCGGCGTCGAGAAGGACTCCGTGCAGTGGGACTCCTGGCGCCGCGACGACGGCACCTGGGAGGTTCTCCTCGTCTACCGGGTCGCGGGCGAACCGCACTCGGCGAGCTGGACGTACGACCCGCCGCGGCGGCTCGTACAGGCCGTGGACGACGAGGCGCGCTCGCTCATCGGCGAGTCCGACGACCTCGCCGTGCCCGAACCGAGCTTCCCGTTCGTCCCGCGCATCGCCCGCCTCCCGCGCGAGCGTTCGATGGACCGGGCGCTCGACCGGAGCGAGCGGGAGCGGCCGAGCCTGCCCGCGCAGCCGTCCGAGCCCGCCGAGGAGAGCACGGGCGAACGCGACTCGCTGACCAGCCTGCTGGAGGCCGTACCGAGCTTCCGGGGCGACCTGGTGGTGCCGGAGCGCCCGGCGGAGACACCGGAGGAGCCCGCCGAGGAACCGGACACCGAGGAGCCGCCGGCCCCCGCCGCCTCGGCCGGTTCGGCCTACGCGGACGTCCTCATGCCCCGCTCCGTGGGCAGCCACCGCGACCGGCTCATCGGCGCGACCGACCGGCAGGCCGAGGCCGACGGCGTCCGCCCCGGCCGCCGTGCCGCCGTGCCGAGCTGGGACGAGATCGTGTTCGGCACGCGCCGCAAGAAGCAGGAGTGA
- a CDS encoding sulfurtransferase, translating to MRAIITATELAQELTGERPPLLLDVRWQLSLAKAAGAPAFDGRAEYAAGHLPGAVFVDLDRELAGAPGEHGRHPLPDLAEFGAAMRRAGVSAGRPVVVYDGGQGWAAARAWWLLSWTGHPDVRVLDGGLPSWQGELSRQEPEPAEGDFRPDPAATGRLDADAAAALARAGVLLDARAGERYRGEVEPIDRVGGHIPGAVSAPTTENVGPDGRFLPAAELRDRFKALGVSEDTEVGVYCGSGVSGAHEVLALAVAGIPAALYVGSWSEWSSDPSRPVAVGADPQ from the coding sequence ATGAGAGCCATCATCACCGCAACCGAACTCGCACAAGAGCTGACCGGGGAGCGCCCGCCGCTGCTGCTGGACGTGCGCTGGCAGCTGAGCCTGGCCAAGGCGGCGGGCGCGCCGGCCTTCGACGGGCGGGCCGAGTACGCGGCCGGTCACCTCCCCGGCGCGGTCTTCGTCGACCTGGACCGGGAACTGGCCGGCGCGCCCGGGGAACACGGCCGGCATCCGCTGCCGGACCTCGCGGAGTTCGGTGCCGCGATGCGCCGCGCGGGTGTGTCGGCCGGCCGCCCGGTCGTCGTGTACGACGGAGGCCAGGGCTGGGCGGCCGCCCGTGCCTGGTGGCTGCTGAGCTGGACGGGTCACCCGGACGTGCGGGTCCTCGACGGCGGCTTGCCGTCCTGGCAGGGCGAACTGTCCCGGCAGGAACCGGAACCGGCCGAGGGCGACTTCCGGCCGGATCCGGCCGCCACCGGACGGCTCGACGCGGACGCGGCGGCCGCCCTGGCCCGCGCGGGCGTGCTGCTGGACGCGCGCGCGGGGGAGCGGTACCGAGGTGAGGTGGAGCCGATCGACCGGGTCGGCGGGCACATCCCGGGCGCGGTGTCGGCACCGACGACGGAGAACGTGGGCCCCGACGGCCGCTTCCTGCCCGCGGCGGAGCTGAGAGACCGGTTCAAGGCGCTGGGTGTGTCCGAGGACACCGAGGTGGGCGTGTACTGCGGTTCGGGAGTCTCCGGCGCCCACGAGGTCCTCGCGCTCGCGGTGGCCGGCATTCCGGCGGCCCTGTACGTCGGTTCCTGGTCCGAGTGGTCCTCGGACCCGTCCCGGCCGGTGGCGGTGGGGGCGGACCCGCAGTAG
- a CDS encoding VOC family protein, with protein sequence MTEAREPAGPHARRAPGTPCWVSLMAHGLAATEEFYGELFGWEFRPGPQQLGPYVRALLDGHEVAGMGQLPPDHRLPIAWTPYLASDDVDRTADAVRLCGGTVAVGPLDAAEAGRIAIAADPSGAVFGIWQGAAHLGTAIHGVPGTPAWNELVTYETESVSKFYATVFGYEREPVVSADFDYVTLHLAGRPVAGLHGLGHGLPRDRGPHWQTYFEAADADATVRQVADLGGRVVRQPHDSPHGRVATVADPEGAEFSVIQNPH encoded by the coding sequence ATGACGGAGGCACGCGAGCCGGCCGGTCCGCATGCGCGGCGCGCACCCGGCACGCCCTGCTGGGTGAGCCTGATGGCGCACGGGCTGGCCGCCACCGAGGAGTTCTACGGTGAGCTGTTCGGCTGGGAGTTCCGGCCGGGCCCGCAGCAGCTCGGCCCGTATGTGCGGGCGCTGCTCGACGGGCACGAGGTGGCGGGCATGGGCCAGCTGCCACCGGACCACCGGCTGCCAATCGCCTGGACGCCCTACCTCGCCTCGGACGACGTGGACCGGACGGCCGACGCGGTACGCCTGTGCGGCGGCACGGTCGCGGTCGGCCCGCTGGACGCCGCCGAGGCCGGGCGGATCGCCATCGCCGCGGATCCCTCCGGGGCGGTGTTCGGCATCTGGCAGGGCGCCGCGCACCTCGGCACCGCGATCCACGGAGTGCCCGGGACCCCGGCGTGGAACGAGCTGGTGACCTACGAGACGGAGAGCGTCTCCAAGTTCTACGCGACGGTGTTCGGCTACGAACGCGAGCCGGTCGTCTCCGCCGACTTCGACTATGTGACCCTGCATCTCGCCGGCCGTCCGGTGGCCGGTCTGCACGGCCTGGGCCATGGCCTGCCGCGCGACCGCGGACCGCACTGGCAGACGTACTTCGAGGCCGCCGACGCCGATGCGACGGTGCGGCAGGTCGCGGACCTGGGCGGCCGGGTCGTCAGACAGCCGCACGACAGCCCGCACGGCCGGGTGGCGACGGTGGCGGACCCGGAGGGCGCGGAGTTCTCGGTGATCCAGAACCCGCACTGA
- a CDS encoding thymidine kinase, with the protein MPELVFFSGTMDCGKSTLALQIEHNRSARGLVGMIFTRNDRAGEGKLSSRLGLVTDAVEVADDQDLYAYLVDYLSQGRRADYVIADEAQFLAPEQIDQLARVVDDLGLDVYAFGITTDFRSKLFPGSQRLVELADRIEVLQVEALCWCGARATHNARTIGGQMVVEGAQVVVGDVDHATGEVGYEVLCRRHHRRRMTAASARAAALSPDVLPVSAG; encoded by the coding sequence ATGCCCGAGCTGGTGTTCTTCTCCGGAACGATGGACTGCGGGAAGTCGACGCTGGCTCTGCAGATCGAGCACAACCGCTCCGCGCGCGGCCTCGTCGGCATGATCTTCACCCGGAACGACCGCGCGGGCGAGGGCAAGCTGTCCTCGCGGCTCGGCCTGGTCACCGACGCGGTGGAGGTCGCGGACGACCAGGATCTGTACGCCTATCTGGTGGACTACCTCTCGCAGGGCCGCCGGGCCGACTACGTGATCGCGGACGAGGCGCAGTTCCTCGCACCCGAGCAGATCGACCAACTCGCGCGCGTGGTGGACGATCTCGGCCTGGACGTGTACGCCTTCGGGATCACCACCGACTTCCGTTCCAAGCTGTTTCCCGGTTCGCAGCGGCTGGTGGAGCTGGCCGACCGCATCGAGGTGCTCCAGGTGGAGGCGCTGTGCTGGTGCGGCGCCCGCGCCACGCACAACGCCCGTACGATCGGCGGCCAGATGGTGGTCGAGGGCGCCCAGGTGGTCGTCGGCGATGTCGACCACGCGACGGGCGAGGTCGGCTACGAGGTGCTGTGCCGCCGCCATCACCGGCGCCGGATGACCGCCGCGTCGGCCCGCGCGGCGGCCCTCTCCCCGGACGTCCTGCCGGTCTCCGCCGGCTGA
- a CDS encoding nucleotide pyrophosphatase/phosphodiesterase family protein, whose amino-acid sequence MSQLSAWDHPEPLALDTAPLPEYGTGSLADLLPTLAAGLGVPGMTATIPELTAADRVCVFLIDGLGWEQLRAHADEAPFLASLLGSSRGGTGRPLTAGYPATTATSLASVGTGLPPGAHGLPGYTVRDPATGALMNQLRWQPYTDPRAWQPYPTVFQRAHEAGVHTAQVTSPAFEHTPLTRIALSGGGFHGRLSGEDRMDLAAGQLAAGDRSLVYTYYSELDGAGHRYGVASDTWRGQLMYVDRLAQRLAEQLPPRSALYVTADHGMVDVPFDDEHRFDFDTDWELRAGVALLGGEGRARHVYAVPGAENDVLTCWREVLGEQFWVASRDEAIAAGWFGPHIDERVYARLGDVIAAAHDDVLIIATEREPKESALVGNHGSMTPAEQLVPLLEVRS is encoded by the coding sequence ATGTCCCAGCTCTCCGCCTGGGACCACCCGGAACCGCTCGCCCTGGACACCGCGCCGCTGCCCGAGTACGGCACCGGCTCTCTCGCCGACCTGCTGCCCACCCTGGCCGCCGGCCTGGGCGTCCCCGGTATGACCGCCACGATCCCGGAACTGACCGCGGCCGACCGGGTCTGTGTCTTCCTGATCGACGGGCTCGGCTGGGAGCAGCTGCGGGCCCACGCCGACGAGGCTCCCTTCCTGGCCTCGCTGCTCGGCAGCTCGCGCGGCGGCACCGGCCGCCCCCTCACCGCCGGTTACCCGGCGACCACCGCGACCTCCCTCGCCTCCGTCGGCACCGGCCTGCCGCCCGGCGCCCATGGCCTGCCCGGCTACACCGTGCGCGACCCGGCCACCGGGGCGCTGATGAACCAGCTCCGCTGGCAGCCGTACACCGATCCGCGCGCCTGGCAGCCGTATCCCACGGTCTTCCAGCGGGCCCACGAGGCCGGAGTGCACACCGCACAGGTGACCTCGCCCGCCTTCGAGCACACTCCGCTCACCCGGATCGCACTCAGCGGCGGCGGCTTCCACGGCCGGCTGAGCGGCGAGGACCGCATGGACCTCGCGGCCGGGCAACTGGCCGCCGGGGACCGCTCGCTGGTCTACACGTACTACTCCGAGCTGGACGGCGCCGGACACCGCTACGGCGTCGCCTCCGACACCTGGCGCGGCCAGCTGATGTACGTCGACCGGCTCGCCCAGCGCCTCGCCGAGCAACTGCCGCCGCGCAGCGCGCTCTACGTCACCGCCGACCACGGCATGGTCGACGTCCCGTTCGACGACGAGCACCGCTTCGACTTCGACACGGACTGGGAGCTGCGCGCCGGAGTCGCCCTGCTCGGCGGCGAGGGCCGGGCGCGGCACGTGTACGCGGTGCCGGGTGCCGAGAACGACGTACTGACCTGCTGGCGCGAGGTGCTCGGCGAGCAGTTCTGGGTGGCCTCCCGGGACGAGGCGATCGCGGCGGGCTGGTTCGGGCCGCACATCGACGAGCGGGTGTACGCCCGGCTCGGTGACGTGATCGCGGCCGCGCACGACGACGTGCTGATCATCGCCACCGAGCGGGAGCCGAAGGAGTCGGCGCTGGTCGGCAACCACGGCTCGATGACGCCCGCCGAGCAGCTGGTCCCGCTGCTCGAAGTACGCTCCTGA
- a CDS encoding DUF5998 family protein translates to MDAMAKTSTTTQGLRAAIERSGYYPALVAEAVEAAVGGEPIRSYLVHQETTFDQNEVRRHVTVLVLTGNRFIVSHTDEQGADSTSPTPYATTSTESVKLGRISSVVVSRVVANPEQYKPGTLPREVVLTIGWGAVSRIDLEPAACGDPNCDADHGYTGNSTADDLSLRVSEAGDGPETVRQALAFAQAISEATADVTR, encoded by the coding sequence ATGGACGCCATGGCCAAGACCAGTACGACGACCCAGGGGCTGCGCGCGGCGATCGAGCGCAGCGGCTACTACCCGGCCCTCGTGGCCGAGGCCGTGGAGGCCGCTGTGGGCGGCGAGCCCATCCGGTCGTACCTGGTCCACCAGGAGACGACGTTCGACCAGAACGAGGTCCGCCGGCATGTGACCGTCCTGGTCCTCACCGGCAACCGCTTCATCGTCAGCCACACCGACGAGCAGGGCGCCGACAGCACCTCCCCGACGCCGTACGCCACCACCTCCACCGAGTCCGTGAAGCTCGGCCGGATCTCCTCGGTCGTGGTCAGCCGCGTGGTCGCGAACCCCGAGCAGTACAAGCCGGGCACGCTGCCCCGCGAGGTCGTGCTGACCATCGGCTGGGGCGCGGTGAGCCGCATCGACCTGGAGCCCGCCGCCTGCGGCGACCCCAACTGCGACGCCGACCACGGCTACACGGGCAACTCCACGGCGGACGACCTCAGCCTGCGCGTCAGCGAGGCCGGGGACGGCCCGGAGACGGTGCGCCAGGCGCTCGCCTTCGCCCAGGCCATCTCGGAGGCGACCGCGGACGTCACCCGCTGA